ATTATCATTTATTCCAATGCAATGAGGAGATCCACGTTAGTTTCTACTCCTGAGATCGGGCCTGCGCCCATCTAGTCATCAATGGTCCGAACTAGTGCGATGCCGGCGCTTCGTCTtcttgctgtggctgtggtgtTTGTAgcttttcttcgtctttttgtgcttctttttGGCTCTTTTCTTGTCACGTTTTTTACTACGCTTCCGTTcgtcctcgctgctgctgctgctgctgctgctgctactatcggaatcgtcgtcatcgtcggagctactgctgctactactgctactacttctgGACCGCGACCGGGAACGGTGTTTGTTGGTacccttctttcttttcttctttttcagcCCATGTCGGTGGCGCCCGCGAGTTTCCTCGTCCTTCGTGGGTCTGCGTTCGCGTTCACGCTTTTCAGCCTCTTCCTCTCGTCGCTTCTcgagctcctcctcctcacgaCGTAATTCCTGTAGCGGTGTGAGATAATCTTGCTCCGGGGATTCACTGCCGGGACGCTGTTGTCCCGGTACAACCGTTCGACTTTGCGGATCAACCTGTGCGGTAGGCCGTTGTTTAGTGCGGTGATCCAGAACTAGAAGCCAGAGGTGTTCACTTACCGTCAGATAATTCCGGCATTGGTAGGTAAGGTGTCCCGGAAAGCCGCACTTTTTACACGCGGCACGAACGTTTTCCTTCTGCGATAATCCAGTAAGGTACTCCATGgtgttttattctttttttcgttaataAACTACCcgtaaaaatgaatgaaaatgcgGTGTTTTAGATTGGTTTATAAACAAATCAAACTAAACGCGCTTGAAATAATATGCCTGGTCTGACCTTTGTAAAGGTCGAGTATCTGTGTTAAACGCTCATTATATGCCCTGTGGACTCGTCGATTCAAAAATATCGTTACAGATCCTAGCGAGGTACTATTCTTTCCGTGATATGGATAACTGAATTCGTTACCTACTGATAATCAGCCAAAAAGCGTAGTAGAAAAAGCGTAGCGAATAGATTTTTGTCGAATAGAAGATAATTTCTATTATAGAAATATGGTAAAAGTCTTTAACGCACCAACAAAATCATATATCTTTGTAGCTATAGATTCGGTCATCATAGGAAGGAGTGGGAGTTTCAAATAAAGCTACACATACACCCGTTCCATTATTATTTCTTCAATATTAcagaaaatttatttattttgataGTATCATAGTATTTATATGTATGTTCAAATTATTATTAGTTTAATATTTATAATGCATTATTTATagttgtgtgtgagtgtgttttatctttcgctctctgcgTTCGTTCTTTTGCATTCTTTTCATAGGTTACTCGATTCATTTGCTCCGATTGTTGTGAAGCGACTATTGTGTCTCCATTTTTACTGTGCTTCACCACTTCAGCCCCTTCCATACATagacacaaacgcacacacgcagtcaTGCACACCTGTTGTGACCACAGTGGTTGTTAAGATCACATTAGTTACTGCTCCACTATGTTCCTATgatcttttcatttcgttgaTGCTATCCATGTATCACCCTGGATACGCAATTACATAGAGTATCGCCAGCTGCTCAGGTTCAATGTTGCAGCATGTTGCAGAATGAGAGCATTCGAAAGATTAACTTAAGGGAGCTTCTGATAAAAAGAGTCAAAATGCAATCATACTCCAGCAGCCACTACTAAATTACACTCCTTTTTAGTGCGCAATAGGTGTTCTTCGCGGCGTAACAGAAAACGTTAAATTTACATGTGAGTAGCTTTTCAGATCAACGAAAATAGTGTCCGCCAATTCACTAACATTTGGATGATAGCTAATGCTCTTGTAAAatgtgcttttctttttttatatctCATTTCTTACCTCTCACGTTTTAGTATCAAAACATCTTTCATTCTTGTGTGCACAcgtgtcgtgcgtgtgtgcgtttgtgagGGGTTTGTGTTTGCACCAATCCAGcaattttatcaatttgctTATCCATTCTTGTTTGATCCGTTTCACTCTGTATCATTCCTCTGTTGGTTATCCTTTCTCATTTGCTTGTTTCTCTATGTCCTCTTGTTCCACTCTTtatctgtgtctctctctctccttgttcACACCAGCTTATCTCATGATCGTATTCGCCGCTCGCGGTCCTATTCCCCTTTTAGCTAAATTTGTTTTGCCTATAATTGCAAccactgcgctgctgctgctgttctgtgcATTTTGCTCctttcatttctgttttttttatgatcaaTCAAGGGCAgttttttgttcgcttttccTTCACTTCTTTTGTTTGTGTCGTCTATTGCAGCATCTCTGAGGTCTGATCATCGTGCACTCCTGCGCatcatcttgtttttttttagacaaAAATCACTAAACTCGTTCTTTTAGGAGATTCCATAGTCAAATCATCTAATCATTGCATCCCGAACAGTGGTTTTACTCCTGTACACATAGAATCGCGTGGTGGAACGTGGACCCTTTTTGAAGGGTTGGGAGGTTTGGGGGATAGCAGCTAGTACACTTATAATCGAACGCAATTTACATACAATTTTCGTTACTCGTACCACAAAAATGTGTGAACAATATATCCCTGTCGAGATGTGTGTTTCTTTACAATCTGCTATCTCGTTCGGTTTGCTCTGCTATGTATGCCCccaaatgataatgatgatgctaggTGGTGGCTTGTGTTCCCCCTTGCGCCAAACTAATGAAAATACGTGTGTGGGAGGAGGGTTGGTGATTTGGCTTAATAAAAATTGGGTGTACTCTGTGTCTAGCAGTTTTGCGGTCAAGGCGTATTATCCGAGATTTAAGTAATAAAACAAAGAATCATCACAGATCTATTGCCGGTTAGCGCACAATACCGAAAGAAAAACCGCCAGAttcgcaaaccaaaccagacacaccctattgctgttgctccggGAGGTTATTGCAGAGGAGtcgagaagaggagaagcatATGAtgatgcggctgctgctgcaacaccatTATGCACGCGTTTTGTACAGTTAAAATCGATCGCTTTTTACAATTGTCTCACACGACTCAATCTCACCGCGTTACACGCTTTCCGGGGGGGTTGTTCTCGTCCCACGCGGGGCCCTAGTGTgcttttgtatgtgtgtgtttgtttggtatTCGTTTGTCCTGCGCTAGACGGTAAGTTTTCGTAATTTACTGTACATATCACGAGTGAGGGTTCTGAACGATTTTCTATTGTAAAACCTTACTGATCCTTGATGCCTTTTGAATTTTCTGGCCATATCTTCTGTACGCTACACCACTGTCTGCGTATTGGTCTTTCTTGCTGTTTCATTCATGCGCTTTTTCATGCTTCTTATTACCATTATCATTCTTCCTCTGCCCTTGCTGATGGAAGCGCGCACAGGGTTTGGATTCGATGGTTGGAGGATTTCCATTGGTTTACTGTGTAtgcgttcttttgtttttacaatttaacttttcacaattttcacCCATTctgcagtgtgtttgtgtgtgtgtgttcgttgggCAGTAGTTTCTCCCCTGTGTTTCattagaagcaacagcaaaaccgaaaTACAAATTAGTCCTAGTTATTAGTACCAAATATTCTATGAACAATTCAAGGCATCCGGGGGGGAGAGCTTTTGAGACTCACaatatagttttttttgttttacactttACTTCTTATCTCTGCGGTTTAAAccttattttgttgttgttttgtacaGTTTACTGTGTTGCTGAAATATGCATCGATTTTTCACATCTCGTTCCGTTTTCGCCCCTTTGCGTTAT
The sequence above is a segment of the Anopheles darlingi chromosome 2, idAnoDarlMG_H_01, whole genome shotgun sequence genome. Coding sequences within it:
- the LOC125948007 gene encoding protein SREK1IP1, with the translated sequence MEYLTGLSQKENVRAACKKCGFPGHLTYQCRNYLTVDPQSRTVVPGQQRPGSESPEQDYLTPLQELRREEEELEKRREEEAEKRERERRPTKDEETRGRHRHGLKKKKRKKGTNKHRSRSRSRSSSSSSSSSSDDDDDSDSSSSSSSSSSEDERKRSKKRDKKRAKKKHKKTKKSYKHHSHSKKTKRRHRTSSDH